One segment of Cerasicoccus sp. TK19100 DNA contains the following:
- a CDS encoding glycosyltransferase family 2 protein: MNTLPLSVCLIAHNEAARIRRCLDSVKPLASEIILVYNDCTDGTETIARDEYGAQIFEESWHGHRDQKNIALEKSTQPWTLCLDCDEELSPELVDQLRAFIEADDPAFNGASFPRKVWFLGRWMTHGDWYPDRSLRLIRTGKGRWAGSREHDRMDLEGTAKKLTADLHHYTNPTLNDQIEKINYFADIYLQRQLDAGKKWSLSHAILRPPWRFYRAYFLRRGFMDGFPGFYAAVLTSFATFVRHSRLYEYDTTPEVREKFKPRQ; encoded by the coding sequence ATGAACACCCTACCGCTATCCGTCTGCCTGATAGCGCACAACGAAGCCGCGCGTATCCGCCGCTGCCTCGACAGCGTTAAGCCGCTCGCGAGCGAGATTATCCTCGTTTATAACGACTGCACCGACGGCACTGAGACTATTGCCCGCGACGAGTACGGCGCACAAATTTTCGAGGAATCCTGGCACGGCCACCGCGACCAGAAAAACATCGCCCTGGAGAAATCCACGCAGCCATGGACGCTCTGCCTCGACTGCGATGAGGAACTTTCCCCCGAGCTTGTCGATCAACTACGCGCCTTCATCGAGGCCGACGACCCGGCATTTAACGGCGCGTCTTTTCCGCGCAAAGTATGGTTCCTTGGGCGCTGGATGACGCATGGCGACTGGTATCCCGACCGCTCACTACGCCTGATCCGCACTGGCAAAGGCCGCTGGGCCGGCAGCCGCGAACACGACCGCATGGACCTCGAAGGCACCGCCAAAAAGCTCACTGCGGACCTGCATCACTACACTAACCCAACGCTCAACGACCAGATCGAGAAGATCAATTACTTTGCTGATATCTACCTGCAGCGCCAGCTCGATGCCGGCAAAAAATGGTCGCTCAGCCACGCCATTTTGCGACCGCCGTGGCGCTTCTATCGTGCCTACTTTTTGCGTCGCGGTTTCATGGACGGCTTTCCGGGATTTTACGCGGCCGTGCTGACTTCCTTCGCAACCTTCGTCCGCCACAGCCGTCTTTACGAATACGACACCACGCCGGAAGTCCGGGAAAAATTTAAGCCGCGCCAATGA
- a CDS encoding glycosyltransferase family 2 protein, protein MSKHPAIGLVINTYNSPRKLDAVLRWLAAGTEAPDEILIADDGSTVETRELVEVWRHKMPLWRMRHVWQEDNGYRRSRILNLAIAQTHCDYLVFIDGDCLPFKRFIADHRAIAERGTFVQGRRCFVVQSKVDALIDNQTNLASLFLSGNLHGAFKAVRWPRPVIKRNCELHGILGCNLGMWRDDLIAVNGYDESYEGWGAEDSDLAARLYHLGLQRKFVYGRGQLAHLNHPEQSRDRYDANKQMLQATLDEKRVRCSVGLDQHLESPA, encoded by the coding sequence ATGAGCAAGCACCCCGCCATTGGGCTGGTGATCAACACCTACAACTCCCCGCGCAAGCTCGACGCCGTGCTGCGCTGGCTGGCCGCCGGCACCGAGGCACCCGACGAAATCCTAATCGCCGACGATGGCTCGACTGTAGAAACGCGCGAGTTGGTCGAAGTCTGGCGCCACAAGATGCCACTGTGGAGGATGCGACATGTTTGGCAGGAGGACAACGGCTACCGCCGCTCCCGCATTCTGAACCTCGCCATTGCGCAAACACATTGCGACTACCTCGTCTTTATCGACGGCGACTGCCTGCCCTTCAAGCGCTTCATTGCCGATCACCGGGCCATCGCCGAGCGCGGAACCTTCGTGCAGGGGCGCCGTTGCTTTGTGGTGCAAAGTAAAGTCGATGCGTTGATCGACAATCAAACGAATCTCGCCAGCCTGTTCCTCAGTGGCAACCTGCACGGGGCCTTCAAGGCAGTGCGCTGGCCCCGGCCAGTCATTAAGCGCAACTGCGAACTGCACGGCATCCTCGGCTGCAATCTTGGCATGTGGCGCGACGACCTGATCGCCGTGAATGGCTACGATGAATCCTACGAGGGCTGGGGTGCCGAGGATTCCGATCTCGCCGCCCGCCTCTACCACCTCGGCTTGCAGCGTAAATTTGTCTATGGCCGCGGACAGCTCGCGCATCTCAACCACCCTGAGCAGTCCCGCGATCGCTACGACGCTAACAAGCAAATGCTGCAAGCCACATTGGACGAAAAACGCGTCCGCTGCTCAGTCGGGCTCGACCAACATTTGGAGTCACCGGCATGA
- a CDS encoding HAD-IA family hydrolase, whose amino-acid sequence MKLDGIQAITFDAAGTLIVPHPSVGEVYAEVLGGLGYPLDPDLLEQNFRASFKALKQNKPDAVLDRESWCTIVAGTLNGLTPSDQFDTHFEALWNAFAMPDRWRVLPGVSETLQDLKQRGFRMFVLSNNDSRLRGILNGLGLAQYFEAIFVSAELGVEKPSPEIFRRIEAEVGVSSAHLLHVGDSLKEDAQGAIGAGWQAALVGPKAAASDLAGAANIAELFNVSLP is encoded by the coding sequence ATGAAGCTCGATGGTATTCAAGCCATCACATTTGACGCGGCGGGCACGTTAATCGTTCCGCATCCGTCGGTGGGCGAGGTTTACGCCGAGGTGCTTGGCGGCCTGGGTTACCCGCTTGATCCCGATCTGTTGGAGCAAAATTTCCGGGCCAGTTTTAAGGCACTCAAACAGAATAAGCCCGACGCCGTGCTCGACCGAGAAAGCTGGTGCACCATCGTCGCCGGAACGCTGAATGGCCTGACGCCAAGCGACCAATTTGACACGCATTTTGAAGCTCTCTGGAATGCCTTCGCAATGCCTGATCGCTGGCGGGTATTGCCAGGTGTCAGCGAAACCTTGCAAGACCTCAAGCAACGCGGCTTCCGTATGTTCGTTTTGTCGAACAACGATTCGCGCCTGCGAGGCATCTTGAATGGCCTGGGCTTGGCCCAATATTTCGAAGCCATATTCGTTTCGGCAGAGCTCGGCGTTGAAAAGCCGTCACCCGAGATTTTCAGGCGAATTGAAGCGGAGGTTGGCGTCTCCTCAGCACATTTGCTTCATGTCGGCGACAGCCTGAAAGAGGACGCTCAAGGCGCGATTGGTGCGGGTTGGCAAGCAGCGCTCGTTGGCCCCAAGGCGGCGGCATCCGACTTAGCGGGTGCCGCAAATATCGCCGAACTCTTCAACGTGTCCTTGCCATAA